The region GCAGCTGGGGACGCTGAAGCACCTGCAAAAAGAGTGGCAGCTGCTTCGTGCTTTACGCGCTCAGCATTATCATCTGGTGATCAATCTGGCCGATCAGTGGCGCAGTGCGATTGTCACCCGCTTCACCGGCGCACCGGTTCGGCTCGGGTTCGCCTTTAACAAGCGCAATAATGCATTCTGGCGTTTTTGTCACAATGAACGGGTCTCAGTCGCCGGTCATCAGTCACTCCACACCGTTGAACAAAATCTCTCCATACTGTCAGCGCTGCCGGTTACGGCCAACCCTACCGTGACCATGGCTTACAGCGCGGATGACTGGCACCACGCTCACCAAAAGCTGACGCAAAAGGGCGTGGGAGAACGCTACATTGTTATTCAACCCACTTCACGCTGGTTCTTTAAGTGCTGGGATGAAGGCAAAATGGCGCAAACTATCGCCGCGTTGCAGCAGGACGGCCATACCATCGTCCTGACGGCGGGACCGGACAAGAAAGAGCTGGCGATGATTGACCGCATTCTTGCCGCCGCCCCGCAAACGGGAGTGGTATCGCTGGCAGGGCAGTTAACGCTGCGCCAGCTGGCTTCGCTTATCGATCACGCCTGCCTGTTCATCGGCGTTGACTCCGTACCCATGCACATGGCCGCCGCCCTTCAGACGCCCTGCGTGGCGCTGTTTGGCCCGTCAAAATTGACGTTCTGGTCGCCATGGCAGGTTAACGGCGAGGTTATCTGGGCTGGTGACTACGGCCCGCTTCCCAACCCTGACGCCATTGATACAAAAACGACGGAACGTTATCTCGACGCCATTCCCGTTGATGCCGTCGTCTCCGCCGCAAGGAGATACCTGCAATGAGGCTTCATCGTCTGGCCATTGTGCGCCAAAAATATCGTCCGGATGGGGGGGCAGAACGTTTTGTCTCCAGGGCACTTACCGCGTTGAGCAACCAGAATCTGGAGCTTAACGTCATCACTCGCGAATGGCAGGGCGAAAAGCAGGACGACTGGCATATTCATATTTGCGATCCACGAAAGTGGGGCCGCATCAGCCGTGAGCGCGGCTTTGCACACGCCGCGCGCGCGCTGTGGCATCAACAGCAGTTTGATATCGTCCAGAGCCACGAACGTATTCCGGGCTGCGATATTTACCGCGCCGGGGATGGTGTACATCGACGCTGGCTGCTACAGCGTACGCGTATTCTCCCCGCCTGGCGCGCGAAGCTGCTTATGCACGATCGCTATCACCGCTACGTGATGCGCGCAGAACGTGAAATGTACCAGGCACCCGAGTTGAAAGCCGTTATCTGTAATGCGGAGATGATCAAACGCGAAATCGTCGAAGACTTTGATATTGACGCAAAAAAGATACATGTGATTTATAATTCAATAGATTCCAGCCGCTTCGTTCCGGCAGAAGAGATGCAGCGCGCTGTCCTGCGTCAGCAATTTGGCTTACCCGCTGATGCCGTCATTTTCTGCTTCGTGGGTTCAGGGTTTGAGCGTAAGGGGCTGGCAAGCGCTATTCGGGCTATAGCAGGAACATCGGCGTGGCTGGTTGTGGTCGGTCAGGATAAAGCGGAGAACCGTTATCGCGACCTCGCCCGTTCATTAGGCTGTGAGGGGCAAATCCGTTTCCTGGGGATGCAAAAAGAGACACTGCCATTTTATCAGCTTTCTGATGGTTTACTGCTGCCGACGCTGTATGATCCTTTCCCTAACGTCATACTTGAAGCAATGGCCTGTGGATTGCCCGTCATTACGTCAGAGAGTTGCGGTGGTTCAGAATTTATTGAGCAAGGCCAGAACGGGTTTTACTGTGATGCACTTGATATCCGCACATTGAAGGAGGCCGTCATGTCGATCCCTTCACTGGAAAAAAATAACAATATGGGGCTTGCGGCGCGTGAACGCGTCAGAGAAGCAACCCCTGAAAAACTATCAAGTCAGCTTATTTCGCTTTATCAAAAATTACTGGATTAATAATGCGCATCCTAATGATTATTGATGGTTTACCCGGTGGAGGAGCCGAAAAAACGGTTCTCACCCTCTCCAGCGGACTGACAGAACTGGGGCATCAGGTCACCCTTTTCTCCTTGCGGAAGGTGTGCGACTACGCCATTCCGGAAGGCATCGATTTTCAGGTGGTGCAGGATAGCTGTAAAAAACCCTGGCGGAAGCTGACCGAGATCCCGCGTCGCGCACGTTTGTTGGATCGCGCCATCGAGCAGGCAGAACGCAACGGTAAATTTGACGTCGTCTTCTCGCATCTGCATAAAACCGACCGTATCGTGGCGCACAGCCGCGTGCTGGATCGGGATAAGGTCTGGTTCTGCGTACACGGGATGTTCTCCTTCTCCTATTTACGCCATCGCAGCGGGCTTTCTCGCTGGTTTAAGCATTATAAAATTCGTCATACCTATGAAAACCGCAACGTGGTGGCGGTTTCCGGCGCCGTGCTGCACGATCTCTCTGAAGTGCTCGCTATCCCCCTGCGGCGCAAAGCGGTTATCCATAACCCGTTTGATATCCCTGACATTCAGCGTCTGGCGGAAGCGCCCTTTGAGATGCAGGGGCAGGATTACATCATCCACGTTGGCCGTTTTCATGAACACAAACGTCACGACCGGCTGCTGCGAGCATTCGCGCTGAGCAAAATCGACGCATCGCTGGTGTTGATGGGTAAAGGTTCCGACGCGAAAATAGACCAGCTCAAACAGCTTGCCGCTAAGCTGGGAATTGAAAACAAGATCGTCTTCCGCCCGTTCGAAACCAATCCCTACCCGTGGATCAAAGGGGCACGCCTTTTAGTATTAAGTTCCGACTGCGAAGGTTTTGGTAATGTACTGGTAGAGTCCATTATCTGTCAGACCCCACCGGTGAGTACAAACTGCCCTGGCGGCCCTGCTGAGATCCTTACTGGCCCCCTGGCGCGTGGTCTGACAGCGTTAACCGACGAATCACTGGCGAAAACACTGGCAGAACTGTATGCCTCTCCGCCGGTTGTTGATCGCGACACGATCGCATCGTTCGGTATCAACGCCATTTGCCAGCAATACATTGCTTTGGTCGACAACCAAAAATAATCAGGTTTCATATGCAAAATTCAGCGCCTTTATTAAGCGTGGTGGTTGCCGTTTATAACGGTAAAGCCTTTCTTGATCAGTTCTTTACCTGCCTTGTAAATCAACATATCGACAGTATGGAAGTCATCATCGTGAATGACGGCTCCACTGACCGTTCGATGCAGATTGTCGAAAAATGGCGCGAAAAGCTGCCGCAGATGCAGGTAATTGAACAACCTAATCAGGGCGTGTCCATCGCGCGTAATACCGGCCTGGCCGTTGCGACCGGCCAATATCTCTCTTTCCCGGATATTGATGATGTCTTCAAACCCGGCATGTACCAGCGTTTGCTGGATATGGCCGTCACGCAGAATCTGGATGTCGCCACCTGTAACGGCAACTACGTCTGGGAAAATAACAAAAAACCGTCCCGCCCTATCTTCCCTGAAGATAAGCTCGCCTCTACGGGCGTCATGAATGGCGCGGCATGGTTAAAAAAGGCGCTGGATTCACGTAAGTTCCTGCATGTGACCTGGCTGAATATCTATCGTCACGATTTTATTCGTCAGCACGGCTTCCGTTTCGAGCCTGGCCTGCGTCATCAGGATATCCCGTGGACTACCGAGGTGCTGCTTGCCGCGGAACGCGTTCAGTACACCAGCGAACGCTTTTACAACTACTACATTCACTCCGCCTCGGTATCGCACACCCCGGATAATGACGACACGCTGATTCGCTCAGCGCGTCATTACATGAAGATCCTGAAGATGCTTGATGCCATAAACCAGCGTTACCCGGATAAAGTGAAAAATATCCCCGCCTGCCACTGGCAAATCGCCAAAGAGGGTCTGGGCATTATTCATACCTTCGACAACATGAAGGATGAGACGAAGAAATCAATGATTATCAAAGAGTTCTTCGACACCGGGATCTGGAAGCTCATCTGGAAAAGCGCCAAAAGCCCGCGTTTGCGCTGGCGTCTGGGCCGACGTTACTTCCGTTTAAAACGGTATCTGGCATAAGAGATAGCTTTAGCACGCTTAAATGCTTAGAATTTCCCGGCCGAAACTAAAAAACGGATAATCGCTTGGAATTGTTGTATACCGCCCTGCTCTACATCATTCAGCCACTGGTGTGGCTGCGACTGTTGCTTCGTAGCCGTAAAGCGCCTGCGTACCGTAAACGCTGGGCCGAACGTTATGGCTACTGCCGCAATAAAGTGGCGCCGGACGGTATTCTGCTGCATTCCGTGTCAGTCGGGGAAACGCTGGCCGCCATTCCGCTGGTACGTGCCCTGCGCCACCGTTATCCGTCACTGCCCATCACCGTCACCACGATGACGCCAACCGGCTCAGAGCGCGTGATGTCTGCCTTCGGTAAAGACGTGCATCACGTCTACCTGCCGTACGATCTTCCCTGCGCCATGAACCGTTTCCTGAATACCGTTCGCCCTAAACTGGTGATCGTCATGGAAACCGAACTGTGGCCGAATATGATTTCCGCCCTGCATGCCCGTAAAATTCCTTTGGTTATCGCCAACGCGCGTCTGTCGGAACGCTCGGCGAAAGGATATGGCAAGCTGGGTAAATTTATGCGTCGCCTGCTCAGCAAAATCACGCTGATCGCCGCGCAGAACGAAGAAGATGCCGCGCGCTTTATCGCCCTCGGCCTGAAGCGCAACCAGCTTGCGGTCACGGGTAGCCTTAAGTTCGATATTTCCGTCACCCCTGAACTCGCCGCCCGTGCGGTAACGCTGCGTCGTCAGTGGGCGCCGCGTCGCCAGGTCTGGATCGCTACCAGCACCCATGACGGCGAAGAAGCCATTATTCTTCAGGCTCACCGCCAGCTGCTGGAAAAATTCCCTGATTTACTGCTGATTCTGGTTCCTCGCCACCCGGAGCGTTTCAAAGATGCCCGCGAGATGGTGCAAAAAGGCGGTTTCAGCTTCACACTGCGCAGCAGCGGCGAAATCCCCTCTGGCAGTACGCAGGTGGTGATTGGCGATACGATGGGCGAACTGATGTTGCTCTACGGCATTGCAGACCTCGCCTTTGTCGGTGGCAGCCTGGTGGAGCGCGGTGGTCATAATCCGCTGGAGCCGGCAGCCCATGCCATTCCTGTGCTGATGGGGCCACACACGTTTAACTTCAAAGACATCTGCGCAAAATTGCAGCAGGCCGATGGTTTAATTACCGTGACCGACGCGGATTCGGTGGTCAAAGAGGTCTCTACCCTTCTGACTGATGAAGATTACCGTCTGTGGTACGGTCGTCATGCCGTTGAAGTTCTGCATCAGAACCAGGGCGCACTGACCCGTCTGCTGCAACTTCTGCAACCTTATCTGCCGCAGCGGAGCCACTAATGTCAACGCGTCTGTCGGTCGTGATGATCGCCAAAAACGCCGCCGACCTGCTTCCGGATTGCCTGGCCTCTGTTGCCTGGGCTGATGAGATCGTCATTCTCGACTCCGGAAGTACGGACAACACGGTGGAGGTTGCCCGTGCAGCGGGTGCAAACGTCTTTACCAACACCGACTGGCAGGGCTACGGTATTCAGCGTCAGCGCGCGCAGAGTTACGCCACGGGCGATTACGTGCTGATGATCGACACCGACGAGCGTGTCACCCCGGAACTCCGACAGGCCATTCAAACGGTGCTTGCCGCGCCGCAGCCCGGCGCGGTCTACAGTATCGCGCGTCGTAACTATTTCCTGGGCCGCTTTATGCGCCACAGCGGCTGGTACCCCGACCGCGTGATGCGCCTCTATCCGCGCGAGCGTTATCAGTACAACGACAACCTGGTCCATGAGTCTCTGGCCTGCGATAACGCTCAGGTCATTCCCCTGACGGGCGATCTGCTTCATCTGACCTGCCGCGATTTCGCCAGCTTCCAGCAAAAGCAGCTCAACTATGCCACCGCCTGGGCACAGGAGCGGCATGCGCGCGGCAAGAAGGCCACGCTGACCGGCATTTTCACCCATACGCTGGGCGCATTTTTGAAAACGCTGCTGCTGCGTGGCGGCGTGCTGGACGGTAAGCAGGGCTGGTTACTGGCGGTGGTGAATGCCCAGTATACTTTCAATAAATACACCGAGCTGTGGGCGCTCTGCCGCGGCTACTCAGAGAAAACGTGAGCCATGAGCACAAAAGCGATTTATCCGGGTACCTTCGATCCGATCACTAACGGTCATCTTGATATCATCACCCGTGCGGCGAGTATGTTCGACAAGGTGATTCTGGCCATTGCCGCCAGCCCAAGCAAAAAGCCGATGTTCGACCTGAACGAACGCGTGCAGCTCGCCATCGATGCGATTGCGCACCTGCCGAATGTTGAAGTCGTCGGGTTCAGCGATTTGATGGCAAACTTTGCCCGTGCCCAGCAGGCTAATATCCTGATCCGCGGTCTTCGCGCGGTGGCAGACTTCGAGTATGAGATGCAGCTGGCGCACATGAACCGCCATCTGATGCCGGAGCTGGAGAGCGTATTCCTGATGCCCTCCAAAGAGTGGTCCTTCATCTCTTCTTCGCTGGTGAAAGAGGTGGCGCGGCATCACGGGGACGTTACCCACTTCCTGCCGGTTAACGTCCACCAGGCGTTGATGGAAAAGCTAAAGTAACCTTACTTCTGGCACTGACGGCAGTAGAACGTGGCCCGCTGGGCGTGCTTGGTGGCAATAATCGGCGTTCCGCAGGCTCTGCACGGTTCACCCTTACGACCATAAACCTGCAACTCCTGCGCAAAATAGCCCGGCTTCCCGTCGCTTTGCAGGAAGTCCTTCAGCGTTGTCCCGCCCTGCTCAATTGAGCGCAGCAGTACCGCTTTTATCACCCTGACCAGCAGCTCGCACTCCTGCGCAGACAGCGAAGAGGCCAGCCGATCGGGATGGATCCCGGCGGCAAACAGCGATTCGCTGGCATAGATATTCCCCACGCCTACCACCAGCTTGTTATCCATCAGCCAGGGCTTGATCGGGGTTTTCTTTTTCGCGCACTTCTCTTTGAGATAATCCGCGTTAAATGCCTCCGAGAGCGGCTCAGGTCCGAGATGCGCCAGCACGTTGTGCCCTTCCAGCTCTTTTGTCCACAGCCATGCGCCAAAGCGGCGCGGGTCGGTGTAACGCAGCACTTTGCCGTTACTCATGACCAGATCAACGTGGTCGTGCTTTTCCGCAGGCAGTTCTTCGGTGAGGATGCGCAGGCTCCCGGACATCCCCAGATGGATAATGATCCAGCCGTCAGGCAGTTCCAGCAGCAGATATTTTGCGCGGCGCTGCACGCTCAGGACGGGTTTGTCGCTTAACGCGTGGATCTCATCGGACACCGGCCAGCGCAGACGCCCGTTGCGAACGACAGCATGAAGAATAGTCGCGCCAACCAGATGAGGCTCAATGCCGCGGCGGCTGGTCTCTACCTCAGGTAATTCAGGCATGGTTCCTCCGTTGAGATGCAGAATGCAAAAAACCCCGCAGTTGCG is a window of Enterobacter hormaechei ATCC 49162 DNA encoding:
- a CDS encoding glycosyltransferase yields the protein MRILMIIDGLPGGGAEKTVLTLSSGLTELGHQVTLFSLRKVCDYAIPEGIDFQVVQDSCKKPWRKLTEIPRRARLLDRAIEQAERNGKFDVVFSHLHKTDRIVAHSRVLDRDKVWFCVHGMFSFSYLRHRSGLSRWFKHYKIRHTYENRNVVAVSGAVLHDLSEVLAIPLRRKAVIHNPFDIPDIQRLAEAPFEMQGQDYIIHVGRFHEHKRHDRLLRAFALSKIDASLVLMGKGSDAKIDQLKQLAAKLGIENKIVFRPFETNPYPWIKGARLLVLSSDCEGFGNVLVESIICQTPPVSTNCPGGPAEILTGPLARGLTALTDESLAKTLAELYASPPVVDRDTIASFGINAICQQYIALVDNQK
- the mutM gene encoding bifunctional DNA-formamidopyrimidine glycosylase/DNA-(apurinic or apyrimidinic site) lyase, which codes for MPELPEVETSRRGIEPHLVGATILHAVVRNGRLRWPVSDEIHALSDKPVLSVQRRAKYLLLELPDGWIIIHLGMSGSLRILTEELPAEKHDHVDLVMSNGKVLRYTDPRRFGAWLWTKELEGHNVLAHLGPEPLSEAFNADYLKEKCAKKKTPIKPWLMDNKLVVGVGNIYASESLFAAGIHPDRLASSLSAQECELLVRVIKAVLLRSIEQGGTTLKDFLQSDGKPGYFAQELQVYGRKGEPCRACGTPIIATKHAQRATFYCRQCQK
- the rfaQ gene encoding putative lipopolysaccharide heptosyltransferase III; this translates as MMMNNLPDTPDLRILLIKLRHHGDMLLTTPVINSLRQKWPEARIDVLLYEETRDMLAAHPAIGTIYGIDRKWKQLGTLKHLQKEWQLLRALRAQHYHLVINLADQWRSAIVTRFTGAPVRLGFAFNKRNNAFWRFCHNERVSVAGHQSLHTVEQNLSILSALPVTANPTVTMAYSADDWHHAHQKLTQKGVGERYIVIQPTSRWFFKCWDEGKMAQTIAALQQDGHTIVLTAGPDKKELAMIDRILAAAPQTGVVSLAGQLTLRQLASLIDHACLFIGVDSVPMHMAAALQTPCVALFGPSKLTFWSPWQVNGEVIWAGDYGPLPNPDAIDTKTTERYLDAIPVDAVVSAARRYLQ
- a CDS encoding glycosyltransferase, with protein sequence MQNSAPLLSVVVAVYNGKAFLDQFFTCLVNQHIDSMEVIIVNDGSTDRSMQIVEKWREKLPQMQVIEQPNQGVSIARNTGLAVATGQYLSFPDIDDVFKPGMYQRLLDMAVTQNLDVATCNGNYVWENNKKPSRPIFPEDKLASTGVMNGAAWLKKALDSRKFLHVTWLNIYRHDFIRQHGFRFEPGLRHQDIPWTTEVLLAAERVQYTSERFYNYYIHSASVSHTPDNDDTLIRSARHYMKILKMLDAINQRYPDKVKNIPACHWQIAKEGLGIIHTFDNMKDETKKSMIIKEFFDTGIWKLIWKSAKSPRLRWRLGRRYFRLKRYLA
- a CDS encoding glycosyltransferase family 2 protein; its protein translation is MSTRLSVVMIAKNAADLLPDCLASVAWADEIVILDSGSTDNTVEVARAAGANVFTNTDWQGYGIQRQRAQSYATGDYVLMIDTDERVTPELRQAIQTVLAAPQPGAVYSIARRNYFLGRFMRHSGWYPDRVMRLYPRERYQYNDNLVHESLACDNAQVIPLTGDLLHLTCRDFASFQQKQLNYATAWAQERHARGKKATLTGIFTHTLGAFLKTLLLRGGVLDGKQGWLLAVVNAQYTFNKYTELWALCRGYSEKT
- the waaA gene encoding lipid IV(A) 3-deoxy-D-manno-octulosonic acid transferase; this encodes MELLYTALLYIIQPLVWLRLLLRSRKAPAYRKRWAERYGYCRNKVAPDGILLHSVSVGETLAAIPLVRALRHRYPSLPITVTTMTPTGSERVMSAFGKDVHHVYLPYDLPCAMNRFLNTVRPKLVIVMETELWPNMISALHARKIPLVIANARLSERSAKGYGKLGKFMRRLLSKITLIAAQNEEDAARFIALGLKRNQLAVTGSLKFDISVTPELAARAVTLRRQWAPRRQVWIATSTHDGEEAIILQAHRQLLEKFPDLLLILVPRHPERFKDAREMVQKGGFSFTLRSSGEIPSGSTQVVIGDTMGELMLLYGIADLAFVGGSLVERGGHNPLEPAAHAIPVLMGPHTFNFKDICAKLQQADGLITVTDADSVVKEVSTLLTDEDYRLWYGRHAVEVLHQNQGALTRLLQLLQPYLPQRSH
- a CDS encoding glycosyltransferase family 4 protein; amino-acid sequence: MRLHRLAIVRQKYRPDGGAERFVSRALTALSNQNLELNVITREWQGEKQDDWHIHICDPRKWGRISRERGFAHAARALWHQQQFDIVQSHERIPGCDIYRAGDGVHRRWLLQRTRILPAWRAKLLMHDRYHRYVMRAEREMYQAPELKAVICNAEMIKREIVEDFDIDAKKIHVIYNSIDSSRFVPAEEMQRAVLRQQFGLPADAVIFCFVGSGFERKGLASAIRAIAGTSAWLVVVGQDKAENRYRDLARSLGCEGQIRFLGMQKETLPFYQLSDGLLLPTLYDPFPNVILEAMACGLPVITSESCGGSEFIEQGQNGFYCDALDIRTLKEAVMSIPSLEKNNNMGLAARERVREATPEKLSSQLISLYQKLLD
- the coaD gene encoding pantetheine-phosphate adenylyltransferase, whose protein sequence is MSTKAIYPGTFDPITNGHLDIITRAASMFDKVILAIAASPSKKPMFDLNERVQLAIDAIAHLPNVEVVGFSDLMANFARAQQANILIRGLRAVADFEYEMQLAHMNRHLMPELESVFLMPSKEWSFISSSLVKEVARHHGDVTHFLPVNVHQALMEKLK